From a single Candidatus Woesearchaeota archaeon genomic region:
- the carB gene encoding carbamoyl-phosphate synthase (glutamine-hydrolyzing) large subunit, translated as MNHLKKILVLGSGALKISQSGEFDYSGSQCLKALKEEGIESVLINPNIATIQTSEGMADKLYFLPITPYFVEQVIKKEQPDGILLSFGGQTALNCGVELQQKGILAKYNVTVLGTPVASIIATEDRKLFAEKLQEIHVPIAKSVSVTSAESAAVVAGQIGFPVMLRSAFSLGGLGSGVCYTKEEVTALAKTALTTVPQILIEEFLGGWKEIEYEVVRDKYGNCIAVCNMENVDPMGIHTGESIVVAPSQTLDNKEYFVLRETAIKVIKHLGIVGECNIQYALNQNSREFRVIEVNARLSRSSALASKATGYPLAYVAAKLALGYGLHEIKNSVTKVTSAFFEPSLDYLVVKIPRWDLQKFKHVNQQIGSEMKSVGEVMAIGRNFEEALQKGLRMLYIGVEGVIGAMNGISFEDLESELSHPTDKRIFAIAQALAEGYDIDFIHALTKIDRFFLYKIKNIVDTVTLLKVQSLNIESINGELLKLAKQQGFSDKAIGILLNKTELEIRLLRKEYKIVPCIKQIDTMAGEYPAQTNYLYLTYNGSEHDIRRSKNAIIVLGSGPYRIGSSVEFDWCCVNTINTIRNVKNTAIMINCNPETVSTDYDVCDRLYFEELTLERVLDIYEFEDPNGVILAMGGQIPNNLALPLMKNGVIILGTSPLHIDQAENRHKFSQLLDQLKIDQPEWKELTNIEEAKIFSHNVEYPVLVRPSYVLSGAAMNVVYSDEYLEKYLQQAATINPEHPVVISKFIQDAKEIEIDAVAKEGEILLYAITEHIENAGIHSGDATMILPGQKLYLETVRKIKTRAQAIARALNITGPFNIQFIAKDNHVKVIECNLRASRSFPFCSKTFKINFIELATKAILNYNVEKVDKSIFDLGYVGVKASQFSFSRLKGTDPVLGVEMASTGEVACFGDSVEEALLKSLISAGIELPQQNILISLSGRQVRLKLLPQIEKLQTMGFHLFGTPTTAEYYNENGINITTLYKIHEEKDPNVIEYIANKKIDFVICMFDEGIPEKKKDAVLIRQKAVECSIPLMTNYHLAKLFIDAMYDLKTEDLVIKEYHEY; from the coding sequence ATGAATCATCTCAAAAAGATACTAGTTCTCGGCTCTGGTGCTCTTAAGATAAGCCAATCTGGTGAATTTGATTATTCTGGGTCGCAATGTCTAAAAGCATTGAAAGAAGAAGGAATAGAATCAGTTTTAATCAATCCTAACATAGCAACTATTCAAACCTCAGAAGGCATGGCAGACAAGCTTTATTTTCTTCCTATTACACCTTATTTTGTTGAACAAGTAATAAAAAAAGAGCAGCCTGACGGTATTCTTTTGTCGTTTGGTGGTCAAACAGCATTAAATTGTGGTGTTGAACTACAGCAAAAAGGTATTTTGGCAAAATATAATGTTACGGTTCTTGGCACGCCAGTAGCTTCAATAATTGCAACAGAAGATCGAAAGCTATTTGCAGAAAAATTGCAAGAAATTCATGTGCCTATAGCTAAGAGTGTTTCAGTAACATCAGCTGAATCTGCTGCTGTTGTTGCTGGCCAGATAGGTTTTCCCGTAATGTTAAGATCTGCGTTCTCTTTGGGTGGGTTAGGGAGCGGAGTTTGTTATACAAAAGAAGAAGTAACAGCTTTAGCAAAAACAGCATTAACAACAGTGCCGCAGATTTTAATTGAGGAATTTCTTGGCGGCTGGAAAGAGATCGAATATGAAGTGGTTAGGGACAAATACGGCAATTGCATTGCGGTTTGCAATATGGAAAATGTTGACCCGATGGGTATACACACGGGAGAAAGTATTGTTGTTGCTCCATCGCAAACACTCGATAATAAAGAATATTTTGTTTTAAGGGAAACAGCGATTAAAGTAATTAAACATTTAGGTATTGTGGGTGAATGCAATATTCAGTATGCTCTGAATCAAAATTCAAGAGAGTTTCGTGTTATTGAAGTCAATGCGCGGCTCTCGCGAAGTTCTGCATTGGCAAGCAAAGCAACTGGCTATCCACTTGCTTATGTAGCAGCGAAATTAGCATTAGGGTATGGGCTGCACGAAATTAAAAATTCAGTAACTAAAGTAACATCTGCATTTTTCGAGCCGTCATTGGATTACCTTGTGGTAAAAATACCGCGCTGGGATCTGCAGAAATTTAAGCATGTTAATCAGCAGATAGGTTCTGAGATGAAATCAGTGGGAGAAGTGATGGCAATTGGAAGAAATTTTGAAGAAGCATTGCAAAAGGGTTTGAGAATGTTGTATATTGGTGTGGAAGGTGTCATTGGTGCGATGAATGGTATTTCTTTTGAAGATCTGGAATCAGAGCTAAGCCATCCTACGGATAAGCGAATTTTTGCTATTGCTCAAGCATTGGCAGAAGGTTATGATATAGATTTTATTCATGCTCTTACGAAAATAGACAGATTTTTCTTGTACAAAATAAAAAATATAGTTGATACAGTAACTCTTTTAAAAGTTCAGTCATTAAATATAGAGTCAATAAACGGTGAATTGCTGAAGCTTGCAAAACAACAAGGTTTTTCAGATAAAGCAATTGGAATATTGCTCAATAAAACTGAATTAGAGATTCGTCTTTTAAGGAAGGAGTATAAGATTGTGCCGTGTATAAAACAAATTGATACTATGGCAGGTGAATATCCAGCGCAGACAAATTATTTGTACCTTACTTATAATGGTTCAGAACACGATATACGGAGAAGTAAAAATGCAATTATAGTGCTTGGTTCAGGTCCTTATAGAATTGGATCGAGTGTTGAATTTGATTGGTGTTGTGTTAATACGATTAATACTATACGAAACGTAAAAAATACAGCTATTATGATTAATTGCAATCCTGAAACAGTTTCAACAGATTATGATGTATGTGATAGACTTTATTTTGAGGAGTTAACGCTTGAAAGGGTTCTTGACATCTATGAATTTGAGGATCCGAATGGTGTGATACTTGCAATGGGTGGGCAAATTCCTAATAATCTAGCATTGCCTCTTATGAAGAATGGGGTGATTATTCTTGGTACAAGTCCTTTGCATATTGACCAAGCTGAAAACAGGCATAAATTTTCTCAATTATTGGATCAGCTTAAGATTGATCAGCCAGAATGGAAAGAGCTTACAAATATTGAAGAAGCAAAAATATTTTCACATAATGTTGAGTATCCAGTATTAGTAAGGCCAAGTTATGTATTAAGCGGAGCAGCTATGAATGTGGTTTATTCTGATGAATATTTAGAAAAATATCTTCAGCAGGCTGCAACGATTAATCCAGAACATCCCGTAGTGATCAGTAAATTCATCCAAGATGCTAAAGAAATAGAAATTGATGCTGTTGCAAAAGAAGGAGAGATATTACTATATGCTATTACTGAACATATAGAAAATGCTGGTATTCATTCAGGCGATGCAACGATGATCTTACCAGGTCAAAAACTGTATCTAGAAACAGTGAGAAAAATAAAAACAAGAGCGCAAGCAATTGCAAGGGCATTGAATATTACTGGTCCATTCAATATTCAGTTTATTGCAAAAGATAATCATGTAAAAGTAATAGAATGCAATCTAAGAGCATCACGGAGTTTTCCTTTTTGTTCAAAAACATTTAAAATTAATTTTATAGAACTGGCGACAAAAGCAATTCTTAACTATAACGTTGAAAAAGTGGACAAGTCTATATTTGACTTAGGGTACGTGGGTGTAAAAGCATCACAGTTTTCATTTTCGCGATTAAAAGGAACAGATCCAGTTCTTGGAGTGGAAATGGCATCAACAGGAGAAGTAGCTTGTTTTGGTGATAGTGTTGAAGAAGCTTTATTAAAATCTTTAATCTCTGCAGGTATTGAACTTCCGCAGCAAAATATCCTTATCAGTTTAAGCGGCAGACAGGTACGATTAAAACTTCTTCCCCAAATTGAAAAATTACAAACAATGGGATTTCACTTATTTGGAACACCGACAACTGCAGAATATTACAACGAAAATGGAATTAACATAACAACTCTTTACAAAATACATGAAGAAAAAGATCCTAATGTTATCGAGTATATTGCAAACAAAAAAATTGATTTTGTTATTTGTATGTTTGACGAAGGTATTCCTGAAAAGAAAAAAGATGCTGTTCTTATCAGGCAGAAAGCAGTAGAATGTTCAATACCTTTGATGACAAATTATCATTTGGCAAAACTTTTTATTGATGCAATGTATGATCTCAAAACAGAAGATCTGGTAATCAAAGAATATCATGAGTACTAG
- the pyrB gene encoding aspartate carbamoyltransferase yields MEFKGKHIISIHDLTKQEILHILSIASEFDALQQSFLLKGKILATLFFEPSTRTRLSFETAMHRLGGSVIGFGSAAITSVQKGETLADTISMIHGYADAIVIRHHIEGAARLASQISKVPVINAGDGANQHPTQTLVDLYTIRKAQNTIDGLSIAMVGDLKYGRTVHSLAVALAHFKVKLYFVAPDELKMPTKVIEHVKKNNIEYFESTQIEDILGKVDILYMTRIQKERFPDLKEYEKIKNVYILTANMLKSGMVKDNLKILHPLPRINEITPDVDATKYAYYFQQAHNGIPVRKAILALVMGAV; encoded by the coding sequence GTGGAGTTTAAAGGGAAACATATTATCTCAATTCATGATCTAACAAAACAAGAAATTCTCCATATCCTTTCTATTGCTTCTGAGTTTGATGCATTACAACAGTCTTTTCTTTTAAAAGGCAAAATTCTTGCCACACTATTTTTCGAGCCAAGCACAAGAACAAGATTAAGTTTTGAAACTGCTATGCATCGTTTAGGTGGCAGTGTTATTGGTTTTGGTTCAGCAGCTATTACTTCAGTGCAAAAAGGAGAGACACTAGCAGATACTATTAGTATGATTCATGGATATGCTGATGCTATTGTGATCAGGCATCACATAGAAGGTGCTGCTCGGTTAGCATCTCAAATTTCAAAAGTGCCGGTAATCAACGCCGGAGATGGCGCTAATCAGCATCCTACACAGACGTTAGTTGACCTTTATACTATTCGTAAGGCACAGAACACGATTGATGGTTTATCAATTGCAATGGTTGGTGATTTAAAATATGGAAGAACCGTCCATTCTTTAGCAGTAGCTTTAGCGCATTTCAAAGTAAAATTATATTTTGTCGCTCCAGATGAACTAAAAATGCCCACAAAAGTAATTGAGCATGTGAAAAAAAATAATATTGAATATTTTGAATCCACCCAAATTGAAGATATTCTTGGCAAAGTTGATATTTTATACATGACTCGAATACAAAAGGAGCGTTTTCCCGATTTAAAAGAATATGAAAAAATAAAAAATGTTTACATATTAACCGCAAACATGTTAAAGAGTGGCATGGTTAAAGACAATCTAAAAATACTTCATCCTCTTCCGAGGATTAATGAAATTACACCAGATGTTGATGCAACAAAATATGCGTATTATTTTCAGCAGGCGCATAACGGTATTCCTGTGCGAAAAGCGATATTGGCGTTAGTGATGGGTGCGGTTTAA
- a CDS encoding aspartate carbamoyltransferase regulatory subunit: MVKEIKIASIKDGTVLDHLNTSMVFKIVQLLNLDKTNNGISCATNLESTKLGTKGIIKVSDKFLTREEVEMISIISPAATLVIIQDYAIQSKRKLDLPETIRKIIKCSNPKCITNMESVTTQFDVLEKKPLLIKCVYCEHIIENNQIHIFGE; this comes from the coding sequence ATGGTAAAAGAAATTAAAATAGCATCAATTAAAGATGGTACGGTTCTTGATCATTTAAATACGAGCATGGTGTTTAAAATAGTTCAATTGCTCAATTTAGATAAAACAAATAATGGAATATCGTGCGCAACCAATCTTGAGAGTACAAAATTGGGAACTAAAGGTATCATCAAAGTAAGTGATAAATTTCTGACAAGAGAAGAAGTGGAAATGATTTCAATTATTTCTCCGGCAGCTACACTTGTTATTATCCAAGACTATGCTATCCAATCAAAAAGAAAATTGGACCTTCCAGAAACAATTAGAAAGATTATCAAATGCAGTAACCCAAAATGCATAACCAATATGGAGTCAGTAACAACACAGTTTGATGTCCTTGAAAAGAAACCGTTACTCATCAAATGCGTCTATTGCGAGCATATTATAGAAAATAATCAAATCCACATCTTTGGTGAATAA
- a CDS encoding amidohydrolase family protein, with protein sequence MELSIKNINIVAEDGNLQITNVFVIDGIIKKIGSYVSCNNTIEGNFNILLPGLIDPHVHFRDPGYPHKEDFSSGSKAAAAGGVTTVLDMPNTNPPTFTLNSLEQKRSIAKEKSLVNYGFYLGSDAANIPDLINAKNIAGVKLYLNQTTGNLIINNDQMIKNIFSVGKRCCLHAEWLTYQHTLKLHEEFDTPLYLCHASLKEEIALIKKEKQKGKKYYLEVCIPHLFLTEAYLKDNKDNQGLGKVKPPLSSKEDQDALWQAIDEGIVDVIATDHAPHTIYEKQSDNAPFGLPGVELRLPLLLHEVNKGRLTLSQVSKLTSENPAKIFGIKNKGKIKEGYDADLVIIDLNREKTVKNTEQYTRCKWSPFHDLKLCGWPIMTFVNGNLVYNQGEINTDYGGNEVEFEDV encoded by the coding sequence ATGGAGTTATCAATCAAAAACATCAACATAGTAGCTGAAGACGGCAATCTTCAAATAACAAATGTATTTGTTATTGATGGTATAATTAAAAAAATAGGCTCCTATGTTTCTTGTAATAATACGATTGAGGGAAATTTCAATATTCTTTTGCCAGGGCTTATTGATCCGCATGTTCATTTTCGCGATCCTGGGTATCCGCATAAAGAAGATTTCTCAAGTGGCAGTAAAGCTGCTGCTGCCGGTGGGGTAACAACAGTTCTTGATATGCCTAATACCAACCCTCCTACTTTTACTTTAAATAGCTTAGAGCAGAAACGGAGCATTGCAAAAGAAAAAAGTTTAGTTAATTATGGATTTTATCTCGGTTCTGATGCCGCAAACATACCTGATCTGATTAATGCTAAAAATATTGCAGGTGTTAAATTATATTTAAATCAAACAACAGGCAATCTTATCATCAACAATGATCAGATGATAAAAAATATATTCTCTGTAGGAAAACGCTGTTGTTTGCATGCTGAATGGTTAACCTATCAGCATACACTTAAGCTCCATGAAGAATTTGATACTCCTTTATATCTTTGTCATGCATCCTTGAAAGAAGAAATAGCCTTAATAAAAAAAGAAAAACAAAAAGGAAAAAAATATTACCTTGAGGTTTGTATCCCTCATCTATTTTTAACTGAAGCTTATCTTAAAGATAATAAAGATAATCAAGGTTTAGGAAAAGTAAAGCCTCCTCTTTCAAGCAAAGAGGATCAAGATGCATTATGGCAGGCAATTGATGAAGGCATAGTTGATGTTATAGCAACAGATCACGCTCCGCATACCATCTACGAAAAGCAGTCAGATAATGCTCCTTTCGGGTTGCCAGGGGTTGAACTTCGTTTGCCATTGTTATTGCATGAAGTGAATAAAGGGAGGTTAACCTTAAGCCAGGTAAGTAAGCTTACTTCAGAAAATCCAGCAAAGATATTTGGTATCAAGAATAAGGGAAAAATTAAAGAAGGTTATGATGCTGACTTAGTTATTATTGATCTCAACAGGGAGAAAACAGTTAAAAATACTGAACAATATACACGATGTAAATGGTCGCCATTTCACGATCTCAAACTTTGTGGCTGGCCAATAATGACCTTCGTCAATGGAAACCTTGTTTATAATCAAGGAGAAATAAACACAGACTATGGAGGCAATGAGGTGGAGTTTGAAGATGTTTGA
- the pyrF gene encoding orotidine-5'-phosphate decarboxylase, translated as MFDRLKQQYIDGIYQSGAFLIKEEPFTLRSGIKSHIYIDHKRFLTNHTGLKIVINNFFLMLKEKVDHFTFVVVDSIMSPILGSTMATMLDKDLVIIKEEQALHGTREKTYGIIHPNQEYVIIDDLISTGSLVMNAAKPIRELGGIVRYAVVCTVREDAVIKELNNHGIEVIYISTINEILEYLKPTLTQQEQQIVEDKHQCTTSYLYERMKMSYQERSELAKNSVGRALYRIMEKKKTNLILSADVTKADKVITIARELGPFIVGLKTHIDIIDDFNQQMINDLQTIADEYEFLIFEDRKFAEIGNTAQLQYKHGVYHIITWADIVNAHSVPGEGVVQGLCTAAKEHYEPRGCLLIAQMSSKNNLVTREYSQKTLEIAELFPDFVIGFIATGGDPLKLRSFAHKVPPHYLLITPGIRFGSKADTMQQSYGTPEEAIHAGSDIIIVGRGIYESQDMKETAKQYRDAGWKAYEERKNIVP; from the coding sequence ATGTTTGACCGATTAAAACAACAATACATCGATGGCATTTATCAGTCAGGAGCTTTTTTGATTAAAGAGGAGCCTTTCACCTTGCGTTCAGGAATTAAAAGTCATATCTATATCGATCATAAAAGGTTTTTGACAAATCATACAGGCTTAAAAATAGTTATTAATAATTTTTTTTTGATGTTAAAGGAAAAAGTTGATCATTTTACATTTGTAGTTGTTGACTCTATTATGAGTCCGATTCTTGGAAGTACCATGGCAACGATGTTGGATAAAGATCTCGTGATTATTAAAGAAGAGCAAGCTCTTCATGGTACGAGGGAAAAAACCTACGGCATAATTCATCCTAATCAAGAATATGTTATTATTGATGATTTAATCTCAACAGGCAGCTTGGTGATGAATGCTGCTAAACCAATTAGGGAGTTAGGTGGTATTGTGAGATATGCAGTCGTTTGCACAGTGCGGGAAGACGCTGTAATTAAAGAGCTTAATAATCATGGAATTGAAGTTATATACATCTCAACAATTAACGAAATTCTCGAATATTTAAAACCAACCTTAACACAACAAGAACAGCAAATAGTTGAAGACAAACATCAATGTACTACCTCATACCTGTACGAACGAATGAAAATGTCATATCAAGAGCGAAGTGAGCTTGCTAAAAACAGTGTTGGTAGAGCGTTGTACAGAATTATGGAAAAAAAGAAAACAAATTTAATCCTGTCTGCGGATGTAACTAAAGCAGATAAGGTAATAACAATTGCCCGTGAATTAGGCCCATTTATTGTAGGATTGAAAACTCATATTGATATTATAGATGATTTTAACCAGCAAATGATTAATGATTTGCAAACTATTGCAGATGAGTATGAATTTTTAATTTTTGAAGATCGGAAATTTGCTGAAATTGGAAATACTGCGCAGCTGCAGTATAAACATGGTGTGTATCATATCATTACTTGGGCAGATATAGTCAATGCACATAGTGTTCCTGGGGAAGGTGTTGTGCAAGGATTATGTACTGCAGCTAAAGAGCACTATGAGCCGCGAGGTTGTTTATTAATTGCACAGATGTCGAGTAAGAATAATCTTGTTACTCGTGAATATTCTCAAAAAACATTGGAAATAGCAGAGTTATTTCCTGATTTTGTTATAGGATTTATTGCAACAGGCGGTGATCCTTTAAAGCTGCGTTCTTTTGCCCATAAAGTTCCGCCGCATTATCTTTTAATAACACCAGGAATTAGGTTTGGGAGTAAAGCAGATACTATGCAGCAGAGTTATGGAACACCTGAAGAAGCAATACATGCTGGGTCTGATATTATTATTGTTGGTAGGGGCATTTACGAATCGCAGGATATGAAGGAGACTGCGAAACAATATAGGGACGCAGGATGGAAAGCATATGAAGAAAGAAAGAATATTGTTCCCTAA
- a CDS encoding S8 family serine peptidase, whose product MKKKSLVILVGLLSLVLLFLVSCNSQKKMKSIEEVNAELNLTEYQQYDTSVIIDNHRIEKEEVSAVSAQEYYLLQFIGPVQESWKQYLKEYGVMFYYYIPHYTFKVQMNPEKLEDIRKINFVKSITLYKPAYKVPADVQLKLDTVQEDQTFLVNVFLHKKEDAEKIIQALGNSVVTSQENNLQIHATKKQLISLTQQPEIAYVEQLPELSVYNDRGREVLQVPGVENDLGLDGEGQIIGILDTGLDTGDLQTIHPDIRGRVISLSLINGCSGCSSPDDENGHGTHVTGSALGDGNKSNLLYKGTAPQAELFFTAMGTDDGQGLSLSTPGQLQKTLNDAYDKNTRIHSNSWGHKFPDGSYNSLSQKVDDFMWNNKDILIYFAAGNSGGNGDNTVGYPATAKNTLTIGSVLSKTLSGTNDDPDVIASSSSRGPTDDGRVKPDLVGPGQFIYSLKSSIAQPCVSSGATNDYSYCSGTSMATPLAAGVGALVRQDLLLNQKFSNPSAALIKALLINGAVQLPGHSLPSNASGWGRINLTNTLLPTGNIYIKYVDEQLGIQTTQEKNYPYNVATDKPLKITLVWTDATPANVNNNPLLVNDLNLEVISPSGTIYYGNDFISPFNDVVDVLNNVEQIVINIPEQGSYTVKIKGFNIPQGPQPFALVVRGALYLLPTINGFDGTTTIFETVSDLKQVQNLTLEKSKFGKIVWDKSVYVLDQDLSNNIIIQNNFVYVNSNSLHSSFNKSATVSLENISFAIPHILKDGTICNDCVVESYVDNKVTFNVKSFSNYSVIEGATSVLDIWDSGDDKPFGNNTIYQFQQATILANFTNRTDGTPLLDANCSLNFIGTNVPMKFNATKNLYEFTDTLPESGIFTYNVSCSHPLFDMLNATGNITVLDSIIFTPHAPENLRIKKTDNTTITLSWNPVADAVSYNIYYNDNATVLLQLALATAQPQVSGLTDSYYLDSELVGQRYYAIAAINGTNKNLSSAVIARFDLAITAPQTIISLPLILDDLNISKAFDNGNENDMIYSYDTALNKTVAVQRINQNWYGDFSLVSYDKAYVFKPTADYNITLIGTVPTNNYTLSLVQSSGIPGTGREVNLAGWFSSQKKCGFSTLLSQAKSGDSIFAYNSASKTYDTAVKQSDGSWQGTLDCFEPGRGYEFRKVTQDYLWEYQR is encoded by the coding sequence ATGAAAAAAAAGAGCTTAGTGATTCTTGTCGGTTTATTATCGTTAGTACTCCTATTTCTTGTAAGCTGCAACTCTCAAAAAAAGATGAAATCTATTGAAGAGGTTAATGCCGAACTCAATCTTACTGAATACCAACAGTATGATACTTCAGTGATTATTGATAATCACCGAATAGAAAAAGAAGAAGTTTCTGCAGTTTCAGCTCAAGAATATTACCTCCTCCAATTTATTGGGCCTGTACAAGAATCATGGAAACAATATCTGAAAGAATATGGCGTTATGTTTTATTATTATATTCCCCACTATACCTTTAAAGTTCAGATGAATCCTGAAAAACTTGAGGATATAAGAAAAATAAACTTTGTTAAAAGCATTACGCTGTATAAACCTGCCTATAAAGTGCCTGCTGATGTTCAGCTGAAACTAGATACTGTTCAAGAAGATCAAACATTTTTAGTCAATGTTTTTCTCCATAAAAAAGAAGATGCTGAAAAGATTATTCAGGCATTAGGCAATTCTGTTGTTACCAGCCAAGAAAATAATCTCCAGATACATGCAACAAAAAAACAGTTGATTTCATTGACGCAGCAACCAGAGATTGCTTATGTTGAACAACTACCTGAACTTAGTGTTTATAACGATCGCGGCAGAGAAGTTCTCCAAGTTCCCGGTGTTGAAAATGATTTGGGCTTAGATGGAGAAGGGCAAATTATTGGGATTCTTGATACCGGATTAGACACTGGTGATCTTCAAACAATTCATCCTGATATTAGAGGAAGAGTTATTAGTTTATCCCTGATCAACGGGTGTTCTGGTTGCAGTTCACCAGATGATGAGAATGGCCATGGAACGCATGTTACAGGATCTGCATTAGGCGATGGAAATAAATCCAATTTGTTATACAAGGGAACTGCACCTCAAGCAGAACTTTTTTTTACTGCTATGGGCACTGATGATGGACAAGGACTTAGCCTTAGCACTCCGGGACAATTACAAAAAACATTAAACGATGCTTACGATAAGAATACACGAATTCATAGTAATAGCTGGGGGCATAAATTCCCTGATGGCAGTTATAATTCACTTTCTCAAAAAGTAGATGATTTCATGTGGAATAATAAGGATATTCTTATTTATTTTGCTGCAGGAAATAGCGGGGGAAATGGAGATAATACGGTTGGTTATCCTGCAACAGCAAAAAACACTTTAACTATTGGATCTGTTTTGAGCAAAACATTAAGTGGAACCAATGACGATCCAGATGTCATTGCCAGCTCAAGCAGTAGAGGACCAACTGATGATGGAAGAGTTAAACCTGATCTTGTTGGACCTGGGCAGTTTATTTATTCTTTGAAAAGCAGTATTGCGCAACCCTGTGTGAGTTCTGGCGCTACTAATGATTATAGTTATTGTTCTGGCACAAGCATGGCTACGCCCTTAGCTGCTGGCGTTGGAGCATTAGTAAGGCAAGATTTACTGCTGAATCAAAAATTTTCCAATCCAAGTGCTGCATTAATTAAAGCATTATTAATCAACGGCGCAGTTCAATTGCCTGGCCATAGCTTACCAAGCAATGCAAGCGGTTGGGGAAGAATTAATTTAACTAATACACTTTTACCCACAGGAAATATTTATATTAAATATGTTGACGAACAGTTAGGTATACAAACAACTCAAGAAAAAAACTATCCCTATAATGTTGCAACTGACAAACCTTTGAAAATTACTCTTGTTTGGACTGATGCAACACCAGCAAATGTTAATAACAACCCTTTGTTAGTTAATGATCTTAATTTAGAAGTTATTTCCCCCTCTGGAACTATTTACTATGGCAATGATTTTATATCTCCATTTAATGATGTTGTCGATGTATTAAATAATGTTGAACAAATAGTAATCAATATACCTGAACAAGGAAGTTATACTGTTAAGATCAAAGGATTTAATATCCCCCAAGGACCGCAGCCATTTGCTTTAGTTGTTCGTGGAGCGTTGTACTTATTACCAACAATAAATGGATTTGATGGAACCACCACAATCTTTGAAACAGTTTCTGATTTAAAACAAGTTCAAAACTTAACGCTTGAAAAAAGTAAATTTGGGAAGATTGTTTGGGATAAATCTGTTTATGTTCTTGACCAAGATCTTTCAAACAATATAATCATTCAAAATAATTTTGTTTATGTAAACAGCAATAGTTTGCATAGTTCTTTTAATAAAAGCGCAACTGTCAGCTTAGAAAATATTTCATTTGCTATTCCCCATATCTTGAAAGACGGCACTATATGCAATGACTGTGTTGTTGAAAGTTATGTTGATAACAAAGTTACCTTTAACGTCAAGAGTTTTAGTAATTATAGTGTTATTGAAGGCGCGACCAGCGTATTAGATATATGGGATAGTGGTGATGACAAGCCTTTTGGAAACAACACTATCTACCAATTTCAACAAGCAACTATTCTTGCTAATTTTACTAATAGAACTGATGGAACACCATTACTTGATGCAAATTGTTCATTGAATTTCATAGGTACAAATGTACCTATGAAATTCAATGCAACTAAAAATCTCTATGAATTTACTGATACTTTACCTGAAAGTGGAATATTTACTTACAATGTAAGTTGCAGTCATCCTTTGTTTGATATGTTGAATGCAACAGGAAATATCACTGTTTTAGATTCAATAATCTTTACTCCTCATGCTCCTGAAAACCTCCGTATTAAAAAAACAGACAATACTACGATTACTCTTTCATGGAATCCTGTTGCTGATGCAGTAAGTTATAATATTTACTATAATGATAATGCAACAGTCTTACTTCAACTTGCTCTTGCTACTGCTCAACCACAAGTTAGTGGGTTGACAGATAGTTATTATCTAGATTCAGAACTTGTTGGGCAGCGTTATTATGCTATTGCTGCAATTAATGGGACTAATAAAAATTTATCTAGTGCAGTTATAGCAAGATTTGATCTTGCTATAACTGCACCACAAACAATTATTTCTCTACCATTAATCCTCGATGATCTCAACATATCTAAAGCATTTGATAATGGGAATGAAAACGATATGATTTATTCTTATGATACTGCATTAAATAAAACTGTTGCAGTTCAGCGTATCAATCAAAACTGGTATGGAGATTTTTCTTTAGTGAGTTATGATAAAGCGTATGTATTTAAACCTACTGCTGATTATAATATTACTTTAATCGGCACTGTTCCAACAAATAATTATACTCTTTCTTTAGTTCAGAGTTCTGGAATTCCAGGAACTGGAAGGGAAGTCAATTTAGCTGGTTGGTTTAGCAGCCAGAAAAAATGTGGATTTTCAACATTATTATCCCAAGCCAAAAGTGGAGATAGTATTTTTGCTTATAATAGTGCCTCTAAAACGTATGATACTGCAGTAAAACAAAGCGATGGATCATGGCAAGGCACTCTTGACTGCTTTGAACCTGGGAGAGGGTATGAATTTAGAAAAGTAACACAAGATTATCTATGGGAATATCAGCGTTAG